A section of the Pseudomonas lini genome encodes:
- a CDS encoding SCP2 sterol-binding domain-containing protein yields MLKFKFLLWVLTKLIQRTIKKSPDCAKYVKGKELVFQIQTHDGVGRYFTLKNGKIKSSAGLTEKPKFTLSFRDAAKGFAILSAKDSKDAFLTGLRKEDLVISGDFVEVMWFQGLTEYLQPSKKTSAFYPSTR; encoded by the coding sequence ATGCTGAAGTTTAAATTTTTGTTATGGGTTTTGACCAAGCTAATACAGAGAACGATCAAAAAAAGTCCTGACTGCGCAAAATACGTTAAAGGCAAGGAGCTGGTCTTTCAAATCCAAACGCATGACGGAGTGGGTCGCTATTTCACCCTTAAAAACGGCAAGATAAAATCCTCTGCAGGTTTGACTGAAAAGCCAAAATTCACCCTGTCGTTCAGGGATGCAGCGAAGGGTTTCGCCATTCTGTCTGCCAAAGATAGTAAAGATGCATTTCTGACAGGATTGCGTAAAGAGGACTTGGTTATCAGCGGTGACTTTGTTGAAGTGATGTGGTTCCAGGGATTAACTGAATACTTGCAGCCTAGCAAAAAAACATCAGCATTTTACCCTTCGACGCGCTAG
- a CDS encoding alpha/beta fold hydrolase translates to MTDTHFTAPTRFVEVDGDKFAYRRWGNNTTGQPPLFFLQHFRGGMDHWDPLMTDGLAAGREVILYNGRGVASSSGKPRTRIEHMADDAAAVIRTLGLSKVDVLGFSLGGFQAQDLTRRHPDLVRKLMLLGTGPRGGNPDSDPGVLEAAPRPVPTLEDFLFLFFGRSTAAQQAGRDFWARRHQRVDQDPPSSPEVIQAQIEANMHYLPKLDPDDPFNHLREIKQPTFILNGMNDVMVPTVNSWYMAQNIPNAQLFLYPDAGHGAQFQCPERFLKHAIQFLNE, encoded by the coding sequence ATGACCGACACTCATTTCACCGCCCCCACTCGCTTCGTGGAAGTCGATGGGGATAAATTTGCCTATCGCCGCTGGGGCAACAATACGACAGGCCAGCCCCCTCTGTTCTTCCTTCAACATTTCCGCGGCGGTATGGATCATTGGGATCCGCTCATGACGGATGGCCTTGCTGCAGGGCGCGAGGTCATCCTCTACAACGGTCGCGGGGTTGCCTCTTCTTCCGGAAAACCGCGTACCCGGATCGAACATATGGCCGACGATGCGGCTGCGGTGATTCGCACGCTAGGCCTATCCAAGGTCGATGTTTTAGGTTTCTCACTCGGTGGTTTTCAAGCCCAGGATCTGACACGACGCCATCCCGACCTCGTGCGCAAGCTCATGCTGCTCGGCACTGGCCCTCGTGGCGGTAATCCGGATTCAGACCCAGGAGTGCTGGAAGCTGCGCCGCGCCCCGTTCCGACTCTGGAAGACTTTCTGTTTCTGTTCTTCGGTCGATCCACGGCGGCGCAGCAGGCCGGACGTGATTTCTGGGCGCGTCGTCATCAGCGTGTCGACCAGGATCCACCCAGCTCTCCGGAAGTGATACAGGCCCAGATCGAAGCCAATATGCATTATTTGCCAAAGCTAGACCCGGACGATCCTTTCAATCATCTGCGCGAGATCAAACAACCGACGTTCATCCTGAACGGCATGAATGACGTTATGGTTCCAACGGTCAATTCCTGGTACATGGCTCAGAACATCCCGAACGCCCAGCTATTCCTGTATCCAGATGCAGGTCACGGCGCTCAGTTCCAATGTCCTGAGCGTTTCCTGAAACACGCCATCCAGTTTCTCAACGAGTAA